Genomic DNA from Marinobacter sp. LV10MA510-1:
CTTTTTTAGCCCGGCATTGCCACATCTTGACGCAGATTTACCAGCTCTGCTGCCAGCTTACCGAGCCCTCGCCTGCCAGGCTATGGCCCAGAGCAGCCACCAGATGTTCGGCAAGCTGCCGCTCTATTTGTGCAAATGTGGCGTGCTGCGCAAAGTCCTGAACCTGGCACATGGCCATACCGGCATAGCCACACGGATTGATTCGCGCGAAAGGTTCCATGTCCATGGCAACATTCAACGCCAGGCCGTGAAATGAACAACCACGCCGCACACGCAAACCCAGCGAGGCGATTTTCGCGCCATCCACATAAACCCCCGGCGCATCGGCCCGCGGCGCGGCGCTTATACCCAAAGGTGCGAGAGTGTATACGATGGACTGTTCAATATGGCTGACCAACGCGCGAATACCCAAGGCACTGCGAGTCAGGTCAATCAACAGATAAATGACCAATTGGCCGGGGCCGTGGTAGGTCACCTGACCACCCCGGTCTACCTGAACCACCGGTATATCACCGGGCGCCAGAATATGCTCGGCCTTACCGGCCTGCCCCTGGGTATAAACCGGCGGGTGCTGCAGGCACCAGAGCTCGTCAGCGCTGTTTTTATCACGGCTGGCGGTGAATGCCTGCATGGCATGCCAGGTTTTCAGGTAGGGCTGCTCACCCAATGAGCGCACAATCAGTTGGCTCACGGTTACAACACCATGTGCACACGGCCGCTGGCTTTAAGCTCGTTAAAAAGCGCCTGCAGTTGTGGCTCCCCGGTTGCAACCATGGTCAGCCGCACCGAGCAGAAACGGCCGTTGCGGCTGTCGTTTACAGTCACGGTGCTGGCATCTGGCCTCGGTGCATGGCGCTCAACCACTGCCAGCACAAACTCCCTGAAATCCGGGGCTGCATTACCAATCACTTTGATCGCGTAATCGCAGGGGAATTCGATTTTTGGCGCTTTTTCGTCACTCATCTTGCTGTCCGGCTATAGGGTTATGGCTTACTGAAAAAACTTCACAAAAAACAGTTTTACCGCGTCCCAGATACGCTTGAAAAACCCGCCCTCAGGCACATCTACCAGCGCCAACACGGGCTGATCTACAAGCACTTCGCCCTGAAACGAAACCTTGATGCGGCCCAGTTCATCGCCAGCACTGACCGGTGCTTTAACCACTG
This window encodes:
- a CDS encoding YbeD family protein; this translates as MSDEKAPKIEFPCDYAIKVIGNAAPDFREFVLAVVERHAPRPDASTVTVNDSRNGRFCSVRLTMVATGEPQLQALFNELKASGRVHMVL
- the lipB gene encoding lipoyl(octanoyl) transferase LipB: MSQLIVRSLGEQPYLKTWHAMQAFTASRDKNSADELWCLQHPPVYTQGQAGKAEHILAPGDIPVVQVDRGGQVTYHGPGQLVIYLLIDLTRSALGIRALVSHIEQSIVYTLAPLGISAAPRADAPGVYVDGAKIASLGLRVRRGCSFHGLALNVAMDMEPFARINPCGYAGMAMCQVQDFAQHATFAQIERQLAEHLVAALGHSLAGEGSVSWQQSW